A segment of the Mycobacterium intracellulare ATCC 13950 genome:
GAGCGGTGGCACCCGCCGGATCCAGCGTCTCGGCCGGTCGAGGAATGCGAAAGGCATTCCGGTGCACAGGAAAGAACCGGCGACGGGATGGTCGACCGTCTCCCAGAAGCCGCGTGCGTGCAGGTGTGGATCGGTCAGCAGCGCCGCGGCGGGGGTGACGCGCGCGGCGGCCACGCCGGCGGCGCGCAGCGCGTCGACCGCTTCGGTCACCGAGCGCGTCGCGGCCCAGGCGCAGATCAATTTGTCGATGTCGTCGGCCCGTTCGTCCCACGCGGTGTCGTGTAGATCCGGCTGGTCGAGCAGCCCGGCCAGCGACCCCCGGGCGGCGGCGTCCAGCGCGGCGAGCGCGACCCATTCGTCGTCGCCGCGACAGCGGTACACGCCCTGGGGGGACGCGCCGGGGCCGCGGTTCCCGTTGCGCCGCAGGACGATTCCGTTGCGCGAGTACTCGACCAGCATTTCGGCGGCCACGTTGAGCGCCGCCTCGACCATGGTCGATTCGACCTGCATGCCGGCACCCTCGCGGTCGCGGATCGCCAGTGCGGCCACGGCGGCGAAGGCGGCGTGCAAGCCGGCGATCGGGTCGCACACTCCGCGCGGAATCACGGGCGGACCGTCGGCGTGGCCGGTCATCCACGCCATGCCGGTCGCCTGCTCCATCGTCTGCGCGAACCCGACGCGATCGCGCCACGGGCCATCGAGGCCGAAGGCGGGCATCCGCACCATGATGGCGTGTGGGTTGGCGGCGCGGACCGCGTCCCATTCCAGGCCGAAGTTCGCCATCACCCGGGGCGAGAAGTTCTCGATGACCAGATCGCTGGCGGCGATGAGTTCCAGCGCGACGGATCGCCCGGCATCGGTGCCCAGATCGACGCTGACCCCGCGCTTGTTGTTGTTGCTGCATAAGAAGACCGGGCCCCACTCCCACCATTGATCCCAGTCGGGAGGGCGGCCCGCGGAGAACCGCATGCCGTCGGGCCGCCGGACGCCCTCGACCTTGATCACGTCGGCGCCCAGGGCGCCGAGCAGTTGCGTGGCGACCGGGCCGGCCCAGAACGCGGTGAAATCGGTGATCCGCACGTCGGACAGCGGAAGCGCGTCGGCCTCGTCGGTGCGGGGCGGCTCGGGTCGCGGCGGCCAGTGCAGGCGTGCGTTGTCGGCGCCGAGCGCCGGGGGCTGCCTGGGCGGCCTGGTCGCCATCGCCTCGCTGCGATACGGCACCCGCGGCGCCAGCACCCCGTCCCGCGATTCGACGAACACGCCGCGTTCCACGAAATGGTCCAGTTTGGGCAGCATCTCGGGAGACGCTATGGGGGCGACC
Coding sequences within it:
- a CDS encoding CaiB/BaiF CoA-transferase family protein, which gives rise to MAGAAPFAGWRVLELCNGLAVSYCGKMFADAGAEVVKIESPQGDSLRAWSAAGGPPGALFGYLAAGKKSVINRGQAEVASLLAGADLVLTDLTDGWTLDGITALSAASAVVVAVTPFGTTGPYAENQVAANEFILQALCGSIAGRGWPDDEPVQAGGRLGEWLAGTFAAAAAAATARHASRSGRGRVIDVSTYEAMVIAMGGLSAMSASVLGPDSLLHERSLELPSIVPTADGMVGFCTITAQQFQDFLVMIDRADLVGDAELASFAGRVARRDEFLDMVTAWTRSRTTQEIVDVAVAFRIPVAPIASPEMLPKLDHFVERGVFVESRDGVLAPRVPYRSEAMATRPPRQPPALGADNARLHWPPRPEPPRTDEADALPLSDVRITDFTAFWAGPVATQLLGALGADVIKVEGVRRPDGMRFSAGRPPDWDQWWEWGPVFLCSNNNKRGVSVDLGTDAGRSVALELIAASDLVIENFSPRVMANFGLEWDAVRAANPHAIMVRMPAFGLDGPWRDRVGFAQTMEQATGMAWMTGHADGPPVIPRGVCDPIAGLHAAFAAVAALAIRDREGAGMQVESTMVEAALNVAAEMLVEYSRNGIVLRRNGNRGPGASPQGVYRCRGDDEWVALAALDAAARGSLAGLLDQPDLHDTAWDERADDIDKLICAWAATRSVTEAVDALRAAGVAAARVTPAAALLTDPHLHARGFWETVDHPVAGSFLCTGMPFAFLDRPRRWIRRVPPLYGQHTQEVLTDILGHSEADLADLRRSGTISDRPAGL